One genomic segment of Methylocystis sp. SC2 includes these proteins:
- the leuB gene encoding 3-isopropylmalate dehydrogenase: MAIYKLLLLPGDGIGPEISAEAEKVLALLNEAGVARFEVERGLVGGAAYDAHGQAISEEDMTRALEADAVLLAAVGGPKWDGVPYDMRPEAGLLRLRKDLGLFANLRPAICYAALADASSLKRDIVDGLDIMIVRELTGGVYFGEPKEITDLGNGQKRAVDTQVYETYEIERIGRVAFEMARKRGNKVTSSEKSNVMKSGYLWREVITALHKREYADVTLEHMLADALAMQLVRWPKQFDVVVTDNLFGDMLSDEAAMLTGSLGMLPSASLGAADEKGKRHAMYEPCHGSAPDIAGKGIANPIAMIGSLGMALRYSFDLPKAADAIDAAIANVLAKGLRTADIKGDAPSTVSTKEMGDAIVAELKKVLG, encoded by the coding sequence ATGGCCATATACAAGCTTCTGCTCCTGCCGGGCGACGGCATCGGTCCGGAAATTTCCGCCGAGGCCGAGAAGGTTCTCGCCCTCCTGAACGAAGCGGGCGTCGCGCGCTTCGAGGTCGAGCGGGGGCTCGTCGGCGGCGCCGCCTATGACGCGCACGGGCAAGCGATCAGCGAAGAAGACATGACGCGCGCGCTTGAGGCCGACGCCGTGCTGCTCGCCGCCGTCGGCGGGCCGAAATGGGACGGCGTGCCATACGACATGCGGCCCGAAGCCGGGCTCCTGCGCCTGCGCAAGGACCTCGGCCTCTTCGCCAATCTGCGCCCGGCGATCTGCTACGCCGCGCTGGCCGACGCTTCGTCTTTAAAGCGCGACATCGTCGACGGCCTCGACATCATGATCGTGCGCGAATTAACGGGCGGCGTCTATTTCGGCGAGCCCAAGGAGATCACCGATCTCGGCAATGGCCAGAAACGCGCCGTCGACACGCAGGTCTACGAGACCTATGAGATCGAGCGCATCGGCCGGGTCGCCTTCGAGATGGCGCGCAAGCGCGGGAACAAGGTGACCTCTTCCGAGAAGTCGAATGTGATGAAGTCGGGCTATCTGTGGCGCGAGGTCATTACCGCGCTGCATAAGCGCGAATATGCCGACGTGACGCTCGAACATATGCTCGCCGACGCGCTGGCGATGCAGCTCGTGCGCTGGCCCAAGCAGTTCGACGTCGTCGTCACCGACAATCTCTTCGGCGACATGCTGTCGGATGAGGCCGCGATGCTCACCGGTTCTCTCGGCATGCTGCCGTCGGCCTCGCTCGGCGCCGCGGATGAAAAGGGCAAGCGCCATGCGATGTATGAGCCCTGCCACGGCTCGGCGCCCGACATCGCCGGCAAGGGGATCGCCAATCCGATCGCCATGATCGGTTCGCTCGGCATGGCTCTGCGTTACAGCTTCGATCTGCCGAAAGCGGCCGACGCCATCGACGCGGCGATCGCCAATGTGCTGGCCAAGGGTCTGCGCACGGCCGACATCAAGGGCGACGCGCCGTCGACCGTCTCGACCAAGGAAATGGGCGACGCGATTGTCGCGGAGCTGAAGAAAGTGTTGGGGTAA
- the secG gene encoding preprotein translocase subunit SecG, with amino-acid sequence MQQVIIAIHLMVVTALVILVLYQKSEGGALGMGGGSGVFTGRGQANALTRATGILATIFFITSIALTVLPAWERRREGGDDWTKALDPGSIQLKELPKTEGKGEQGGPEKAPEPGKDSIFDQLQRAQQKRQQSAPVEAPPAAAPPPAAQTPAPPPPAAQTPAPPPPAAEAPKPVAPPADAPKAEAPKAEAPKPEATKPEAVAPAATPPAAEAPKPDASKSEGMKWEAPKTDAPAPQAPAAEAPKPAEAPKADAIKPEAVAPSATPPAAEAPKPDASKSEGMKWEAPKSGAPAAPDAKPAESKPAAPETKPAPSTIWKAPTQ; translated from the coding sequence ATGCAGCAGGTCATTATCGCGATCCACCTGATGGTGGTGACGGCGCTCGTCATTCTCGTGCTTTATCAAAAGTCGGAGGGCGGCGCGCTCGGCATGGGCGGCGGCAGCGGCGTTTTCACCGGCCGCGGCCAGGCCAATGCGCTCACCCGCGCCACGGGGATTCTCGCGACGATCTTCTTCATCACCAGCATCGCGCTCACCGTGCTGCCGGCCTGGGAGCGGCGCAGGGAGGGCGGCGACGACTGGACCAAGGCGCTTGACCCGGGATCGATCCAGCTCAAGGAGCTTCCGAAGACCGAAGGCAAGGGCGAGCAGGGCGGTCCTGAAAAGGCGCCCGAACCCGGCAAGGACAGCATTTTCGACCAGCTCCAGCGCGCCCAGCAGAAGCGCCAGCAGAGCGCGCCGGTAGAGGCGCCGCCGGCCGCCGCGCCGCCGCCGGCCGCGCAGACGCCGGCTCCGCCGCCTCCGGCCGCGCAGACGCCGGCTCCGCCGCCTCCGGCCGCGGAAGCCCCCAAGCCCGTCGCGCCGCCTGCCGACGCCCCGAAGGCGGAAGCGCCCAAGGCGGAAGCGCCCAAGCCTGAAGCGACCAAGCCTGAAGCGGTTGCGCCCGCCGCGACGCCGCCCGCCGCCGAAGCGCCGAAGCCCGACGCCTCGAAGAGCGAGGGCATGAAATGGGAAGCGCCGAAGACGGACGCCCCGGCTCCGCAGGCCCCGGCCGCTGAAGCCCCGAAGCCCGCCGAAGCCCCCAAGGCGGACGCCATTAAGCCCGAAGCGGTCGCGCCTTCCGCGACGCCGCCGGCCGCCGAAGCGCCGAAGCCCGACGCCTCGAAGAGCGAGGGCATGAAATGGGAAGCGCCGAAGTCGGGCGCCCCGGCCGCGCCGGACGCGAAGCCGGCGGAGTCGAAGCCCGCCGCGCCGGAAACCAAGCCCGCGCCTTCGACGATCTGGAAAGCGCCGACCCAGTAG
- a CDS encoding CTP synthase: protein MARYIFITGGVVSSLGKGLASAVLGALLQARGYTVRLRKLDPYLNVDPGTMSPYQHGEVFVTDDGAETDLDLGHYERFTGRPASKQDNVTTGRIYQDIISKERRGDYLGATIQVIPHVTNAIKEFVLDGNENVDFALIEIGGTVGDIEGLPFFEAIRQLKNDLPPHHCIYIHLTLLPYIPSAGELKTKPTQHSVKELRSIGIQPDILLCRTDREIPREERRKLGLFCNVREQAVIEARDAANIYDVPRAYHAAGLDAQVLAAFGIEPAPKPDMSRWNAVTQRINNPEGEVTIAVVGKYTEMKDAYKSLIEALAHGGLANRVKVNLDWIESEIFESADPAAHLEHVHGILVPGGFGQRGAEGKILAARFARERGVPYFGICFGMQMAVIEAARALAGIDKANSTEFGPCAEPVVGLMTEWLKGNELEKRGVGEGLGGTMRLGAFPALLKPDSRIAGIYGATEISERHRHRYEVNFAYRERLEDCGLLFAGSSPDGLLPETVEIPGHPWFIGVQYHPELKSRPFEPHPLFASFIAAAKAQSRLV, encoded by the coding sequence ATGGCGCGGTACATCTTCATCACCGGCGGCGTGGTCTCCTCACTTGGCAAGGGTTTGGCGTCGGCGGTGCTCGGCGCGCTGTTGCAGGCGCGCGGCTATACGGTCCGGCTGCGCAAGCTCGACCCCTATCTCAACGTCGATCCGGGCACGATGTCGCCCTATCAGCACGGCGAGGTCTTCGTCACCGACGACGGCGCGGAGACCGATCTCGACCTTGGACATTATGAGCGCTTCACCGGCCGCCCGGCCTCGAAGCAGGATAACGTCACCACCGGCCGCATCTACCAGGACATCATCAGCAAGGAGCGGCGCGGCGATTATCTCGGCGCGACGATCCAGGTCATTCCGCATGTGACCAACGCCATCAAGGAGTTCGTTCTTGATGGCAATGAGAACGTCGATTTCGCGCTGATCGAGATCGGCGGCACGGTCGGCGACATCGAAGGCCTGCCGTTCTTCGAGGCGATCCGCCAGCTCAAGAACGATCTGCCGCCGCATCACTGCATCTATATCCATCTGACGCTGCTGCCGTACATTCCGAGCGCCGGCGAGTTGAAGACCAAGCCGACGCAGCATTCGGTGAAGGAGCTGCGCTCGATCGGCATTCAGCCCGATATTCTGCTCTGCCGCACCGATCGCGAGATTCCGCGCGAGGAGCGCCGCAAGCTCGGACTCTTCTGCAATGTGCGCGAACAGGCGGTGATCGAGGCGCGCGACGCCGCCAACATCTATGACGTGCCGCGCGCCTATCACGCCGCGGGGCTGGATGCGCAGGTGCTCGCCGCCTTCGGCATCGAGCCGGCGCCCAAGCCCGACATGAGCCGCTGGAACGCGGTGACGCAGCGCATCAACAACCCCGAGGGCGAAGTCACCATCGCGGTGGTGGGCAAATACACCGAGATGAAGGACGCCTATAAGAGCCTCATCGAGGCTTTGGCGCATGGCGGTCTCGCCAACCGCGTCAAGGTCAATCTCGACTGGATCGAATCGGAGATTTTCGAGAGCGCCGATCCGGCCGCGCATCTTGAGCATGTGCACGGCATTCTCGTGCCCGGCGGCTTCGGCCAGCGCGGCGCCGAAGGCAAGATCCTCGCGGCGCGTTTCGCGCGCGAACGCGGCGTGCCCTATTTCGGCATCTGCTTTGGCATGCAGATGGCGGTGATCGAAGCCGCCCGCGCGCTCGCTGGAATCGATAAGGCGAATTCGACGGAGTTCGGCCCCTGCGCCGAGCCGGTCGTCGGCCTGATGACCGAATGGCTTAAGGGCAATGAATTAGAGAAGCGCGGCGTCGGCGAGGGTCTTGGCGGCACCATGCGGCTTGGCGCTTTTCCGGCGCTGTTGAAGCCGGATTCGCGCATCGCCGGCATTTACGGCGCGACGGAGATCTCCGAGCGCCACCGCCATCGCTATGAGGTGAATTTCGCCTATCGCGAGCGCTTAGAGGACTGCGGGCTGCTGTTCGCCGGCTCTTCGCCCGACGGGCTGCTGCCCGAGACGGTCGAAATCCCGGGCCACCCCTGGTTCATCGGCGTGCAATATCACCCCGAATTGAAGTCGCGGCCCTTCGAGCCGCATCCGCTGTTCGCAAGTTTTATCGCCGCGGCGAAGGCGCAGAGTAGGTTGGTGTGA
- a CDS encoding GIY-YIG nuclease family protein has protein sequence MRGGWVYIMTNRPNGTLYLGVTNDLARRALEHREGRSRGFTQLYGLKRLVWYEPHDDIRTAIQREKTMKHWPRAWKVRLILEMNPDWHDLYEDLPN, from the coding sequence ATGCGCGGCGGCTGGGTTTACATCATGACCAATCGGCCAAACGGAACGCTTTATCTCGGCGTCACGAACGACCTCGCGCGCCGCGCCCTTGAGCATCGTGAAGGCCGTAGTCGCGGGTTCACACAACTCTATGGCCTCAAGCGCCTCGTCTGGTACGAACCGCATGACGACATCCGCACGGCGATTCAGCGCGAAAAAACAATGAAGCACTGGCCGCGCGCATGGAAGGTCCGGCTCATACTCGAAATGAATCCCGATTGGCATGACTTATACGAGGACTTGCCGAACTGA
- a CDS encoding AbrB/MazE/SpoVT family DNA-binding domain-containing protein — translation MHTTSLRKVGGSVMLAVPPAILDLLNLRAGATVGVSVDNGRLIIEPAARPRYTLEELLAQCDASAEPSEEDRAWLDDRPQGSELI, via the coding sequence ATGCACACCACCTCTCTGCGCAAAGTCGGCGGCTCGGTCATGCTGGCGGTGCCGCCGGCGATTCTCGACCTGCTCAATCTTCGGGCCGGGGCGACGGTGGGCGTCTCGGTGGACAACGGCCGGCTGATCATCGAGCCGGCGGCCAGGCCCCGCTACACGCTCGAGGAGCTTCTGGCGCAATGCGACGCCTCGGCCGAGCCGTCTGAAGAAGACCGCGCCTGGCTCGACGACAGGCCGCAAGGGTCAGAGCTGATTTAG
- a CDS encoding type II toxin-antitoxin system ChpB family toxin, with amino-acid sequence MERGDIYLVSLDPTSGHEQQGARPVLVISPGAFNRLTKTPIVLPITSGGNFARTAGFAVSLIGAGTQTTGVIRCDQPRALDLGARRARRLEAAPPEIVEEALAKLAAILE; translated from the coding sequence ATGGAGCGCGGCGACATTTATCTCGTTTCGCTGGATCCGACCTCGGGGCACGAACAACAGGGCGCCCGGCCGGTGCTCGTCATCTCGCCCGGCGCCTTCAACCGGCTGACGAAAACGCCGATCGTTCTGCCGATCACGAGCGGCGGCAATTTTGCGCGCACCGCAGGTTTCGCCGTTTCGCTGATCGGCGCCGGGACGCAGACGACCGGCGTCATCCGTTGCGACCAGCCGCGCGCGCTCGATCTTGGCGCGCGCCGCGCCCGCCGGCTCGAAGCCGCGCCGCCAGAAATCGTCGAAGAGGCCTTGGCGAAACTCGCGGCGATATTGGAATAG
- a CDS encoding carboxymuconolactone decarboxylase family protein, whose protein sequence is MATVRLLSDEDLSPQARDVFADIRATRKSDFVNNFWRALAHDPVTLKRTWESVKEVMGPGVLEPKVKEMLYIAVSIAHACPYCIHSHTANARAKGMSEAEYREVLAIVGMASETNRLVTALGVPIDEEYQVA, encoded by the coding sequence ATGGCCACGGTTCGACTGCTCAGTGACGAAGACCTCTCGCCGCAGGCGCGCGACGTTTTCGCCGACATTCGCGCGACGCGCAAAAGCGACTTCGTCAATAATTTCTGGCGCGCGCTGGCGCATGATCCCGTGACGCTGAAGCGCACCTGGGAGAGCGTCAAAGAGGTGATGGGTCCGGGCGTGTTGGAGCCGAAGGTCAAGGAGATGCTCTACATCGCCGTCTCCATCGCCCACGCCTGTCCCTATTGCATCCATTCGCACACGGCGAACGCCCGCGCGAAGGGGATGAGCGAAGCGGAATATCGCGAAGTGCTGGCGATCGTCGGCATGGCGTCGGAGACGAACCGGCTTGTGACCGCGCTCGGCGTGCCGATCGACGAGGAGTATCAGGTGGCGTGA
- a CDS encoding host attachment protein gives MSEFSVGNGAWVLVGDGRRALFFQNHGDAELLDLRVVETRIDDNPPTHEQGTDRPGRSFTSFSPGRSAVQNVDWHELEEERFARAMADRINQAAESGELDAIAIVAPPKALGEIRKELSVKAQSKVVGELAKDLTRHPLKDIEKALTRG, from the coding sequence ATGAGCGAATTTTCCGTCGGCAACGGCGCCTGGGTCCTGGTCGGAGACGGCCGCCGGGCGCTGTTTTTTCAAAACCATGGCGACGCCGAACTCCTCGACCTTCGCGTCGTCGAAACGCGAATCGACGACAATCCGCCGACGCATGAGCAGGGAACGGATCGTCCCGGCCGAAGCTTCACGTCCTTCTCGCCCGGCCGCAGCGCCGTGCAAAATGTCGACTGGCATGAGCTGGAGGAGGAGCGCTTCGCCCGCGCCATGGCGGACCGCATCAATCAGGCGGCGGAATCAGGAGAATTGGACGCCATCGCCATCGTCGCGCCGCCAAAGGCGCTCGGCGAAATCCGCAAGGAGCTGTCCGTCAAGGCGCAGAGCAAGGTCGTCGGCGAACTCGCCAAGGACCTGACCCGCCATCCGCTCAAGGATATCGAAAAGGCGCTGACCCGCGGTTGA
- a CDS encoding alpha/beta hydrolase translates to MGRGRIVLAALLAFAFSACGSRPHGTLIATNQVAPGASIVDLLVVTTRQPDDSEPGVMFSGERGHGMHFADIAVSIPPDPSRVIGEVQWPDGPTPNPAIQFATVRAEVLSREAALADFNARIRKTPKRQVLLFVHGFNTRFEEAVYRFAQIVHDSRADVTPVLFTWPSRGRLLQYGYDHESASYSRDALERVLQALQRDRDVGEISILAHSMGNWVTLEALRQMAIRNGQIGSKIQNIMLAAPDVDFDVFRRQIAEIGIRPSVFTLFASRDDDALAASRRFWGNTRLGAVDPRVQPYREILDRDQVRVVDLTGIASSDPLEHSKFAASPEVVRSIGARLAQGQPLRDGQAGVGDQLGLATAGAVSAVGGVAGAAVAAPFAIVDPATRENLSEHLGSAAQKLDTQH, encoded by the coding sequence ATGGGGCGCGGGCGGATCGTATTGGCGGCGCTTCTGGCGTTCGCATTCAGCGCTTGCGGGAGCCGGCCGCACGGCACCCTTATCGCGACGAATCAGGTCGCGCCCGGCGCCAGCATCGTCGATCTTCTGGTCGTCACGACCAGACAGCCGGATGACTCCGAGCCCGGCGTGATGTTTTCGGGCGAACGCGGACACGGCATGCACTTCGCCGATATCGCCGTCTCGATCCCGCCCGACCCCTCCCGCGTGATCGGCGAAGTGCAGTGGCCGGATGGGCCGACTCCCAACCCGGCCATCCAATTCGCCACCGTGCGCGCCGAGGTGCTGAGCAGGGAGGCGGCGCTCGCCGACTTCAACGCCCGCATCCGCAAGACGCCCAAGCGGCAGGTGCTGCTGTTTGTCCACGGCTTCAACACGCGTTTCGAGGAGGCGGTCTACCGCTTCGCGCAGATCGTCCACGACTCGCGCGCCGACGTCACGCCGGTGCTGTTCACCTGGCCGTCGCGCGGCCGGCTGCTGCAATACGGCTATGATCATGAGAGCGCCAGCTATTCGCGCGACGCCCTGGAGCGCGTGCTGCAGGCGCTGCAGCGCGACCGGGACGTCGGCGAGATCTCGATCCTGGCGCATTCGATGGGCAATTGGGTGACCCTGGAAGCGCTGCGCCAGATGGCGATCCGCAACGGCCAGATCGGATCGAAAATCCAGAATATCATGCTCGCCGCGCCGGACGTCGACTTCGACGTGTTCCGGCGCCAGATCGCCGAGATCGGCATACGGCCGTCCGTCTTCACGCTGTTCGCCTCGCGCGACGATGACGCGCTTGCCGCGTCTCGCCGCTTCTGGGGCAATACGCGACTGGGCGCCGTCGATCCGCGCGTGCAGCCCTATCGGGAAATCCTCGACCGGGATCAGGTCAGAGTCGTCGACTTAACGGGCATCGCCTCCAGCGATCCTTTGGAGCACAGCAAGTTCGCCGCCTCTCCGGAGGTCGTGCGCTCGATCGGCGCGAGGCTGGCGCAGGGTCAACCGCTGCGGGACGGACAGGCGGGCGTCGGCGATCAGCTCGGGCTGGCGACGGCCGGCGCGGTTTCGGCGGTGGGCGGCGTGGCCGGGGCGGCGGTCGCCGCGCCCTTCGCCATTGTCGATCCGGCGACGCGCGAGAATCTGAGCGAACATCTGGGCTCTGCCGCTCAAAAGCTTGATACCCAACACTAA
- a CDS encoding TspO/MBR family protein, producing MSSSTSHPERRSRLAAGIAAAAPVLAAALLGSFATTPNIPWYETLAKPPLTPPNWAFGPAWTTLYVLMAYAFYRILRLGPATRGRSAAIFVFLAQLILNGGWSFAFFFARSPLLGLIVILPMAALLVAAIVLFWRLDRVAAYALAPTVFWVAFATYLNAGIFILNR from the coding sequence GTGAGCAGTTCGACGTCCCATCCGGAACGCCGGTCACGGCTCGCCGCCGGAATCGCCGCCGCGGCGCCTGTGCTCGCCGCCGCGCTGCTAGGCAGTTTCGCGACCACGCCGAACATTCCCTGGTACGAGACGCTCGCCAAGCCGCCGCTGACGCCGCCGAATTGGGCGTTCGGCCCGGCGTGGACCACCCTCTATGTTTTGATGGCCTACGCCTTTTACCGCATTCTACGGCTCGGGCCGGCGACGCGGGGGCGAAGCGCCGCGATCTTCGTCTTTCTCGCGCAGCTCATTCTGAATGGGGGATGGTCCTTCGCCTTCTTCTTTGCGCGAAGCCCGCTGCTCGGACTCATCGTCATTCTGCCGATGGCGGCGCTTCTCGTCGCCGCGATCGTCCTGTTCTGGCGGCTTGATCGCGTCGCGGCATACGCGCTTGCGCCGACCGTGTTCTGGGTGGCCTTCGCCACCTATCTCAACGCCGGGATTTTTATCCTCAATCGCTAG